The nucleotide window GGTGCCAACCGCGGCCTGGGCCAGGCCTTTGTCAACGCGCTGCTCGAAGCGGGCGCCGCCAAGATCTACGCCGCTGCGCGTGACCCCGGCAGCATCACGCTCAAAGGCGTGACGCCCATCAAGCTGGATGTGACCAACGCCGCCGACATCGCCGCCGCTGCAAAACAGTGCACCGACCTGACGCTGCTGATCAACAACGCGGGCATTAGCCGCGGCTCTTCCTTTTTGGCCGCAGGCAGCGCAGACGCCGCACGCGCCGAGCTGGAAACCCACTTCTTCGCCCCGCTGGCGCTCAGCCAGGCGTTTGCGCCCATCCTCAAAGCGAATGGCGGCGGCGCCATCGTCAACGTGTTGTCAGTGCTGAGCTGGCTCAACATCGCCCCCGTGGCGACCTACAGCGCATCCAAGGCTGCAGCATGGTCACTGACCAACGGCCTGCGCGGCGAGCTGCGCGCGCAGGGCACCCAGGTGGTGGGCGTGCATGTGGGCTATATGGACACCGACATGGCACGCGACGTGCCCGGCCCCAAAACCAGCCCGCTGGACGTGGCGCGCCAGACACTGGCCGCACTGGAAGCAGGCAAAGACGAAGTGCTGGCCGACGAGCTGTCCCGCAATGTGAAGCAGGGCCTGTCCGCCGAGAAGGCTGTGTACTTGGGTGCGGCCACGGAATAACGGCTTAGGCACATGCGCTGGCTGCTGGTAACGCGCCTGCAGTCAGCGCGTCGCTATTGTTTTGATAGCTGGCCGCGCAATATGTGTGCGGGTTACAGGCACTTTTTACTGAAACCATCCCCGTTCGGGCTGAGCCGCCTGTCCTGCGCTTGTCGAAGGGGGCGAAGCCCTTAGAGATCAAAGACCTGCAGAAGACTTCGACAGGCTCAGTCCGAACGGAGGCCCTTGTTCAGCGTTGCCCTAGACCGCCGCGCCTTCTTCCGCGTGGAAGATAACGCGGTTGCGGCCGCCTTCCTTGGCTTTGTACATGGCGGCGTCTGCGCGTTGCAGCAGGGTGCCCAGGTGGCCGCTGTGGGTGGCTACGCCGATGCTTACCGTCACCTGCAGGGTCTGCGACTGCCACGCCATGGATGCGCTGGCCACGGCGCGGCGCAGCTTTTCTGCAAGGGCGGTGGCCGTGTCGGGGTCTGTATCGGCCAGCAGCACGGCGAACTCTTCGCCGCCAATGCGCCCACACACATCGGCCGCACGGAACTGCTGCGCCAGCAAAGCGCCCACCTGTTGCAGCACCAGATCCCCCGCGCTGTGGCCGTGGGTGTCGTTGATGTTCTTGAAGTGGTCCACGTCAATCAGCAGCGCACTGAGCGGCTTGGCCTGGCGCTGGCATAGCCGGGTGGTCTGCTCACCCAGCTCCATGAAAGAGCGCCGGTTGTTGATGGCGGTGAGCTCGTCGGTGCGGGCCATGTGGTCGGCCACCAGGTTGGCCTGCTTGAGCTCGTAACCCAGCAGCAGGCTGTGCTGCATGGCGTTGGACAGCACCCAGGTGCCCCGTAGCGCGCCCACCATAAACGTGCTGGCAGCCACGCCCAAACCGAACGTGATGTGGCCCGGCTGCAAAAAGAGCCAGACCGTGCTGGGCACCAACACGGCCAACATGGCGCAGATGGTCATGGCCCGGTGCGCGGTATAGGTAAATATGCTGCCGCCCACCAGGCCCGCCACAAAGAACAAGATGACAAATTGCTCCACGCTCTCTTGCTGCGGCATGAGCCACACCGCCCCCACACCCCAGATCAGCGCTGACAGCAACAACGTGACCGCGTAGGGCCGCTCCCAGGCCAGCACAGCGCGGCCCACCGGCTTGGCGCGGAAGTACGTCAGGTACACGGCCAGCCGGATCAGCGTGCTGACGCCCAGCAGGCCCAGCCAGGTGAGCAGCTTGACCGAATCCACCCGCCCCCACAGCGCCCAGCACAGGATGCCGGCGACAAGAAAGCTATGAAACAGCGCCGGAAACGCCTGCTCAAACAACAGGACCAGCGTGTCGGCGTGCACCAGTTCGTCACTGGCGGCGGGGGTTGCAGCGTTGTCGGAAGCCGTGGTTTCGCGCATGGTTGGGGTTCTCTCCGTCTTGCGAGTCGAGGCGGTTTTGCTGCAAGAGCTACCTGAATACTATGGTTTTGATAGCTGCTTGCGCAAGCTACATGCGGGCTAGAGGCCAGTTTTGTTTGTAAAAACCCCACAGCCCGTGAAACTCCGCTAGCCAGCCTTTGGCTTTGCCCGCATGATGTGTTACATAAAAACACATATCGCTCAGGGGGTGATCCAGGATGAATACACTCATTCCTTCATTGGGTTCGTGCGTTTCACGCATGACCAGCAGCGAGCGCAGGCTGGCCGAGCGGCTGGAACGCAAGCCCGATGACGACAGGCTTTGGTACGACGTACCTAGGATGGGGCGCAACACCCACCCAGACTTCTGCGTCATGCACCCGCGCCGCGGTATTCTGGTGCTGGAGGTGGAGGACTGGAAAACCACCACCATCCTGCGAACCGATCAAAAAAAATGGGAAACCATCCCGAACATCTTTCGCCAAGACGCTAGCGAGCGCCTTACGGAATACTCCATCTTTGATGAACGACACTTTTCAGACGAGGTCACATATGCCTGATACACCAGACAAGCTAGACATCGACGCAGAACCCACGAAAGGATTTTTCGTTGAGATGCTTACGCGAGATATTGCGTTGGAACAGGCGGTTCTCGATCTTGTCGACAATTCAATTGACGGTGCCAAAGGCCTCAAAGGCGACGGGGATAAGCCGTTCGAGGGAATGAAGATTGCGCTGGAGTTCTCGAAAGAGAAATTTCGGATAGTTGATAACTGCGGTGGCTTCAGCAGTGAGGTTGCTCGGAAGTACGCGTTCAAATTTGGAAAGCCTCCTGGTAGCCCACGCACTCCGCACTCCATTGGACAATTCGGAGTCGGCATGAAGAGAGCGTTGTTCAAATTCGGACATCAGTTCTCCGTAAGGTCTGCGACTAAAGACGATGCTTGGGCCGTGAGCGTGCAAGTACCAGCTTGGGAAAATCAGCCCGGCTGGAGCTTCCCTTGGGCAACCTTTACAGCGGATGAGGAAATTTCACAGGCCTCTCCAGGAACCGAGATCATTGTTAGTGATTTGCGCACTGAGGTTTCTGCAAAATTTTCGACCCAGCATTTTAAAAATGCAATTCATGGATTGATCAAATCAAAGCATCGTCAATTTATTGCGGGTGGTCTAGAGATAACTGTTAACGGTCAACATATCGACGCTACCAGTCTTTATCTCTTGGTCGCCACCGACACGAAGTTCCGCCCAGGTATTGACGAATACGTCATTGAGGACGACAGCGGGCAGGAAATCAAAGTTCGGATTGTTGTCGGCGTGGGCCCTAGCTCTCCGCGAGAAGCGGGCTGGTATGTCGTTTGCAATGGTCGTGTAGTTTTGGAAGCTGACCGACGGCCCACCACCGGCTGGGGAGTGGTTGAGGAGCAATCAAATACCGTAGCAATTCCGAATTATCACAACCAGTTCTCACGTTTTCGCGGAATAGTGACTTTCGACTCCAACGACTCCGTGCGAGTCCCATGGAATACCACGAAGACTGACGTTGATCAGGACAACCCAATATGGCA belongs to Rhodoferax saidenbachensis and includes:
- a CDS encoding GGDEF domain-containing protein encodes the protein MRETTASDNAATPAASDELVHADTLVLLFEQAFPALFHSFLVAGILCWALWGRVDSVKLLTWLGLLGVSTLIRLAVYLTYFRAKPVGRAVLAWERPYAVTLLLSALIWGVGAVWLMPQQESVEQFVILFFVAGLVGGSIFTYTAHRAMTICAMLAVLVPSTVWLFLQPGHITFGLGVAASTFMVGALRGTWVLSNAMQHSLLLGYELKQANLVADHMARTDELTAINNRRSFMELGEQTTRLCQRQAKPLSALLIDVDHFKNINDTHGHSAGDLVLQQVGALLAQQFRAADVCGRIGGEEFAVLLADTDPDTATALAEKLRRAVASASMAWQSQTLQVTVSIGVATHSGHLGTLLQRADAAMYKAKEGGRNRVIFHAEEGAAV
- a CDS encoding SDR family oxidoreductase, yielding MQIKNSVVLVTGANRGLGQAFVNALLEAGAAKIYAAARDPGSITLKGVTPIKLDVTNAADIAAAAKQCTDLTLLINNAGISRGSSFLAAGSADAARAELETHFFAPLALSQAFAPILKANGGGAIVNVLSVLSWLNIAPVATYSASKAAAWSLTNGLRGELRAQGTQVVGVHVGYMDTDMARDVPGPKTSPLDVARQTLAALEAGKDEVLADELSRNVKQGLSAEKAVYLGAATE
- a CDS encoding ATP-binding protein, whose product is MPDTPDKLDIDAEPTKGFFVEMLTRDIALEQAVLDLVDNSIDGAKGLKGDGDKPFEGMKIALEFSKEKFRIVDNCGGFSSEVARKYAFKFGKPPGSPRTPHSIGQFGVGMKRALFKFGHQFSVRSATKDDAWAVSVQVPAWENQPGWSFPWATFTADEEISQASPGTEIIVSDLRTEVSAKFSTQHFKNAIHGLIKSKHRQFIAGGLEITVNGQHIDATSLYLLVATDTKFRPGIDEYVIEDDSGQEIKVRIVVGVGPSSPREAGWYVVCNGRVVLEADRRPTTGWGVVEEQSNTVAIPNYHNQFSRFRGIVTFDSNDSVRVPWNTTKTDVDQDNPIWQKAFGRMTEMMRPVITFLNELDADIDEHTREHSPLLAYVIKAAAVKSEELTVRSAFTAPARGSLSKELRTVKLQYAKPVDQVEFLMNELAVNTAKAVGEKTFELIYQRMGGK
- a CDS encoding NERD domain-containing protein, translating into MNTLIPSLGSCVSRMTSSERRLAERLERKPDDDRLWYDVPRMGRNTHPDFCVMHPRRGILVLEVEDWKTTTILRTDQKKWETIPNIFRQDASERLTEYSIFDERHFSDEVTYA